A portion of the Candidatus Pristimantibacillus lignocellulolyticus genome contains these proteins:
- the coaBC gene encoding bifunctional phosphopantothenoylcysteine decarboxylase/phosphopantothenate--cysteine ligase CoaBC, which produces MLQGKTIVLGISGGIAAYKAATICSKLTAAGANVHVIMTTSATKFITPLTLQTLSKNEVHINTFDENNPQVVNHINLADAADLILIAPATANTIGKLANGIADDMLSTTLLAATCPIVIAPAMNVHMYEHPAVVHNMNLLAQRGAMFVDPGTGQLACGYVAKGRLAEPEEIVDAVSNWLSKPQLLAGQSVLVTAGGTIERLDPVRYLTNDSSGKMGFAIAEAARSLGADVTIVAGRTSATPPPGIRLIRVESAEQMLKEVLARYEQSNIVIKAAAVADYRPVQRYGQKIKKSGDVLQLELERTTDILQTLGERKQHQILVGFAAETDNVEEYALGKLERKHCDFIVANDVSAQGAGFNGDTNIITIYNKQGIVERLPLLSKGQAAEKLMNIVAARLQQIKDDSHDR; this is translated from the coding sequence GTGCTACAAGGCAAGACAATTGTACTTGGAATTAGTGGAGGCATCGCAGCGTATAAAGCAGCTACAATTTGTAGTAAGCTTACAGCAGCAGGTGCTAACGTGCATGTTATTATGACAACGTCTGCTACAAAGTTCATTACGCCATTAACTTTACAGACGCTTTCCAAAAATGAAGTTCATATCAATACATTTGATGAGAATAATCCGCAGGTGGTTAACCATATCAATCTGGCTGATGCTGCGGATCTTATTCTTATTGCTCCTGCAACAGCGAATACAATTGGTAAATTAGCTAATGGTATCGCTGATGATATGCTTAGTACGACGTTGCTTGCTGCTACTTGTCCTATCGTAATCGCACCTGCAATGAATGTTCATATGTATGAACATCCTGCTGTAGTTCACAATATGAACTTACTTGCACAGCGTGGTGCAATGTTTGTAGATCCAGGTACTGGTCAGCTAGCATGTGGTTATGTAGCGAAAGGTCGTCTAGCAGAGCCGGAGGAGATTGTTGATGCTGTAAGTAATTGGCTTAGTAAACCGCAATTACTCGCAGGTCAATCGGTTCTTGTGACGGCAGGTGGTACGATAGAAAGACTAGATCCAGTACGTTATCTAACGAATGATTCATCTGGGAAGATGGGGTTTGCTATTGCCGAAGCAGCCAGATCACTAGGTGCTGATGTTACTATCGTTGCTGGTAGAACAAGTGCAACACCTCCTCCAGGTATTCGATTAATTCGTGTAGAGTCAGCAGAGCAGATGCTTAAGGAAGTGCTAGCCCGATATGAGCAATCTAATATTGTCATCAAGGCGGCAGCAGTAGCAGATTATCGTCCTGTTCAACGGTATGGACAGAAGATTAAGAAGAGTGGCGATGTCTTGCAACTTGAACTAGAGCGTACGACTGATATATTACAAACATTAGGTGAGCGAAAACAACATCAGATTCTAGTGGGATTTGCTGCTGAGACTGATAATGTTGAAGAATACGCTTTAGGTAAATTAGAACGTAAGCACTGTGATTTTATCGTCGCAAATGATGTTTCCGCCCAGGGAGCAGGATTTAACGGAGATACAAATATTATTACCATCTATAATAAGCAAGGTATTGTAGAGCGACTTCCGTTGTTGAGTAAAGGTCAAGCGGCGGAAAAACTTATGAATATTGTAGCAGCCCGATTACAACAGATTAAGGATGATAGTCATGATCGCTAA
- the priA gene encoding primosomal protein N', with translation MIANIIVDVPSRQTDRPFDYEVPLDMQPWIEVGSRVGVPFGGRVLQGFVISLAKDSDYDRSKLKSVSQLLDPVPPLLPDLIDLSEWLSHKYVCSRIASLQVMLPSALKGKEEKYIGLSEFFEPSEHSDKPWLQYIAAEGGVVPFDKLLSAYPDAHKHIKAALQQNILSVRASVKDRIGIKKILTVVLPDQLDTVREQLPTLMKKARKQYEVLSYMLDHPESIPMQQLVASLHTSSSVVHGLVDKGLLLLEEREQARDPYMHRQFEASTALPLTSSQHNVYERIVTSMIAETGQTMLLYGVTGSGKTEVYLQSIAHCLQIGKQAIVLVPEIALTPQMVERFKSRFGDAVAVMHSRLSEGERFDEWRKIRNEQAQVVVGARSAIFAPFQSIGLIIIDEEHESSYKQEDTPKYHARDVAVKRARQHGAVVVLGSATPSLETYVAANRAPADGSEAPILHMPERVSGQEMPKVEIVDMREELQRGNRSMFSGSLYTALKERLERQEQTVLLLNRRGYSTFVMCRSCGYTATCPHCDISLTFHQKTRSLRCHYCGHTESSPKQCPTCESEHIRFFGTGTQKVEEELAKLFPGIRVIRMDVDTTTEKNSHEKLLKAFGDRQADVLLGTQMVAKGLDFPYVTLVGVIAADTTLNLPDFRSGERTFQLLTQVAGRAGRHHLSGEVIIQTYNPDHYAITAAQSHNYEQFIEEEMSLRAIMAYPPYCRLILITMSHEQLLLLSDVSQRFVKELRELAEYEGVLVPLRSRMMRALEILGPVASPLARIKDRYRYQCVIKYRGSIDAGSLVQRAISPFLEGNSKSKVTFSVDVDPQVIL, from the coding sequence ATGATCGCTAATATTATTGTAGATGTGCCGAGCCGACAGACGGATCGGCCTTTTGATTATGAAGTGCCATTAGATATGCAACCATGGATAGAGGTTGGTAGTCGAGTAGGTGTTCCTTTTGGTGGTCGTGTACTACAAGGATTCGTTATTTCGCTTGCAAAGGATTCAGACTATGACAGAAGTAAGTTGAAAAGTGTCTCGCAATTACTTGATCCAGTACCTCCGTTATTGCCTGATCTTATTGATCTATCAGAGTGGCTAAGTCATAAATACGTTTGTTCTCGGATTGCTTCTTTGCAAGTGATGCTTCCATCTGCCTTGAAAGGTAAGGAAGAAAAATATATCGGTTTATCTGAATTCTTTGAGCCGTCAGAGCACTCAGATAAGCCGTGGTTGCAATACATTGCTGCGGAAGGTGGAGTTGTTCCATTCGATAAATTACTATCCGCTTATCCTGATGCTCATAAACATATTAAAGCAGCATTGCAGCAAAATATATTGTCTGTACGAGCGTCTGTGAAGGATCGTATAGGGATTAAAAAAATATTGACAGTCGTATTGCCGGACCAACTTGATACCGTTCGAGAACAGCTACCAACGCTTATGAAAAAGGCTCGTAAGCAATATGAAGTTCTTTCTTATATGTTAGATCATCCTGAATCTATTCCAATGCAACAATTAGTTGCTTCATTACACACGAGTTCAAGCGTTGTTCATGGATTAGTAGATAAAGGGCTTTTACTGTTAGAAGAACGAGAGCAAGCACGAGACCCTTATATGCATCGTCAGTTTGAAGCTAGCACGGCGTTACCGTTGACATCCTCGCAGCATAATGTATATGAACGTATTGTTACGAGTATGATCGCCGAAACAGGACAAACGATGTTGCTGTACGGTGTTACGGGTAGTGGTAAGACAGAAGTATATTTGCAAAGTATTGCCCATTGTCTTCAAATTGGGAAGCAAGCGATTGTACTGGTTCCTGAAATTGCCCTTACTCCACAAATGGTTGAACGATTTAAGTCTCGCTTTGGTGATGCTGTTGCAGTCATGCATAGTCGCTTATCCGAAGGAGAACGTTTTGATGAGTGGCGGAAAATTCGTAACGAGCAAGCACAAGTTGTCGTTGGTGCACGTTCCGCAATTTTTGCTCCTTTCCAATCAATTGGACTCATTATTATCGATGAAGAGCATGAGTCATCTTATAAACAAGAAGATACACCTAAGTATCATGCGCGAGATGTAGCAGTGAAGCGGGCGAGGCAACATGGAGCAGTTGTTGTTCTTGGTTCTGCAACGCCATCTTTAGAAACGTATGTTGCTGCCAATCGTGCTCCTGCTGATGGTAGTGAAGCACCAATTCTTCATATGCCAGAACGTGTCTCAGGACAAGAGATGCCTAAAGTTGAAATTGTTGACATGCGTGAAGAATTACAGCGAGGCAATCGATCTATGTTTAGTGGATCACTTTATACTGCGTTGAAAGAGCGACTAGAAAGACAAGAGCAGACCGTCCTATTGCTCAATAGAAGAGGTTACTCTACATTTGTTATGTGCAGATCTTGCGGTTACACAGCAACATGTCCACATTGCGATATTTCATTAACGTTTCATCAGAAAACAAGATCACTTCGTTGTCATTATTGTGGTCATACGGAGTCATCGCCTAAGCAGTGTCCTACATGCGAATCAGAGCATATTCGATTTTTTGGAACAGGTACGCAAAAAGTTGAAGAAGAACTTGCTAAATTATTTCCGGGTATACGAGTCATTCGTATGGATGTGGATACAACAACTGAGAAAAATTCGCATGAAAAGTTACTGAAGGCATTTGGCGATCGCCAAGCAGATGTGTTACTAGGGACTCAAATGGTGGCAAAAGGTCTTGATTTCCCTTATGTTACGTTGGTTGGTGTAATAGCTGCGGATACGACATTGAATCTACCAGATTTTCGATCAGGGGAACGAACATTTCAATTGTTAACGCAAGTTGCAGGTAGAGCAGGTAGACATCATCTAAGTGGAGAGGTTATTATTCAAACATATAACCCTGATCATTATGCGATTACTGCAGCACAATCTCATAATTATGAACAATTTATTGAAGAGGAAATGTCATTGCGTGCTATAATGGCATATCCGCCATATTGTAGATTAATTCTAATTACAATGTCACATGAACAACTTCTATTGCTTTCAGATGTAAGTCAGCGCTTTGTGAAAGAGTTACGAGAATTAGCAGAATACGAAGGTGTACTCGTCCCATTACGTAGTCGTATGATGCGTGCGCTTGAAATATTAGGACCTGTTGCCTCACCTCTTGCTAGAATCAAAGATCGCTACAGATATCAATGTGTGATAAAATATCGTGGTAGTATCGACGCGGGAAGTCTTGTACAACGAGCTATAAGTCCATTTCTAGAAGGAAATTCGAAGAGTAAGGTGACATTCAGCGTAGACGTTGATCCACAAGTAATCCTTTAA
- the def gene encoding peptide deformylase has protein sequence MSIRLIVKEPDQVLRDIAKPVTKFNSNLKKLLKDMAETMYDADGVGLAAPQIGISKRVIVVDVGDENGLVEMVNPVIIERDGEQLGPEGCLSIPNINGEVLRADRIVVQGQNSDGEIFTVEATGYFSRAFQHEVDHLNGVLFTDIALNTYDISDQVRKGGER, from the coding sequence ATGAGTATTCGTCTAATCGTTAAAGAACCAGATCAGGTGTTGCGTGACATCGCAAAACCTGTTACTAAATTCAATTCCAACTTAAAAAAATTATTAAAAGATATGGCTGAAACAATGTATGATGCAGATGGAGTAGGTCTTGCTGCACCACAAATCGGAATATCTAAACGAGTTATAGTTGTAGATGTCGGTGATGAGAATGGTCTTGTAGAAATGGTTAACCCTGTCATTATTGAACGTGATGGTGAACAGCTAGGTCCAGAAGGTTGCTTAAGTATTCCTAATATTAACGGTGAAGTGCTTCGTGCTGATCGTATTGTCGTTCAAGGTCAGAATAGTGATGGTGAAATTTTTACTGTTGAGGCAACTGGTTATTTTTCGCGTGCTTTTCAACATGAAGTTGATCATTTGAATGGAGTATTGTTCACAGATATTGCACTTAATACGTACGATATTTCTGATCAGGTACGAAAAGGTGGCGAAAGATAA
- the fmt gene encoding methionyl-tRNA formyltransferase: MRIVFMGTPTFAVPSLRALIEEGYNVVAVVSQPDRPKGRKKVLTPPPVKEVALELGLPVLQPERMRSEEAVAEVASYSPDLIITAAYGQILPKAVLDLPKFGCINVHGSLLPRYRGGAPIQRSIINGEAETGVTIMYMAVGLDTGDMLSRVALPITDEDNSGTMFDKLSIAGAQLLKETLPPLLAGELPAVAQNEAEATYASNLTREDERIDWSKSARSIFNQVRGLSPMAGAFTYLNNEPFKIWACKPLSSQSDAAVGTIIAASPEGITVQTGAGQLLLTHVQPAGKRMMDVADWLQGARAIIGVELVSAVQE, translated from the coding sequence ATGCGTATCGTATTCATGGGGACACCGACATTCGCTGTCCCTTCTCTACGTGCTTTAATTGAAGAAGGATATAACGTAGTGGCAGTGGTATCACAGCCAGATCGTCCGAAAGGTCGTAAGAAAGTGCTAACACCGCCACCTGTGAAGGAAGTTGCTCTAGAACTTGGGCTACCGGTCCTTCAACCTGAACGTATGCGCAGCGAAGAGGCAGTAGCTGAAGTTGCTAGCTATAGTCCTGATCTAATTATTACAGCTGCCTACGGACAAATTTTACCTAAAGCTGTGCTTGATTTGCCTAAGTTCGGTTGTATTAATGTACATGGTTCTTTGCTTCCTCGTTATCGTGGAGGTGCTCCTATTCAGCGTTCTATTATTAATGGCGAAGCTGAGACCGGAGTTACGATTATGTATATGGCAGTTGGACTTGATACCGGAGATATGCTTAGTCGTGTTGCGCTTCCTATTACCGATGAGGATAATTCAGGCACGATGTTTGATAAACTTAGCATTGCTGGAGCACAATTGCTCAAGGAAACTTTACCGCCGCTTCTTGCGGGTGAGCTTCCTGCAGTTGCTCAGAATGAAGCTGAGGCTACGTATGCATCTAACTTAACTCGTGAAGATGAACGTATCGATTGGTCGAAATCAGCAAGATCGATTTTCAATCAAGTTCGTGGATTGTCACCAATGGCGGGAGCCTTCACATATTTGAATAATGAACCTTTCAAGATTTGGGCATGTAAACCATTGTCTTCTCAGTCTGATGCAGCAGTTGGTACAATCATTGCTGCCAGTCCAGAAGGAATTACTGTGCAGACAGGTGCTGGTCAATTATTACTTACACATGTTCAGCCTGCAGGCAAGCGAATGATGGATGTTGCAGATTGGTTGCAAGGCGCAAGAGCAATTATAGGTGTTGAACTCGTTTCAGCAGTACAGGAGTAG
- the rsmB gene encoding 16S rRNA (cytosine(967)-C(5))-methyltransferase RsmB has product MNKKPSTHRQASFTNKAKSSNGAGGNSQGQALQPKPKSARLIALEVLVKVEEAGAYSNLQLNKTLQEQQLSRQDAALATEIVYGTISRKLTIDYWLAKFVAKGLHKLQPWVHQLLRLSIYQLVWLDRIPPHAVVNEAVNIAKRKGHQGISSMVNGVLRSAIRGQEDLVISRIHLPSKVEMLSVRYSFPEWLVKRWLDEYGYETTERILSSSNDVPHSSIRVNTMKATVADVLQAFEAEGLNASLSPLAPAGINVHRGGHLAGLPGFTSGQWSLQDESSMLVAEVLQPKPGMLVLDACAAPGGKSMHIGELMQGKGKLISNDLHEHKRQLIEDQAKRLGLSHIETMSGDAIALADRLKKQSFDAILLDAPCTGFGVIRRKPEIKWTKENSDIAAIAAIQSKLLDAMSDLVKPGGTLVYSTCTIAKEENELQIAQFLARNPQYKLDAGWPQSILDSLRAQGIIDDSFEGQLQLLPQYANSDGFFIARLVRHN; this is encoded by the coding sequence ATGAATAAGAAACCTTCAACACATAGACAAGCCTCATTTACTAACAAAGCTAAATCTAGTAATGGTGCCGGGGGAAACAGTCAGGGACAAGCTTTGCAACCAAAACCGAAATCTGCACGTCTAATTGCTTTAGAAGTGCTTGTTAAAGTCGAGGAGGCAGGAGCTTATAGTAATCTGCAATTGAATAAGACGTTACAAGAACAACAGTTATCCAGACAAGATGCTGCATTAGCAACTGAAATCGTATACGGTACAATTAGTCGCAAGCTAACAATTGACTATTGGCTGGCAAAGTTTGTTGCTAAAGGCTTGCATAAATTGCAACCGTGGGTACATCAATTGCTTAGACTTAGTATTTATCAATTGGTGTGGTTGGATCGAATTCCTCCACATGCTGTTGTGAATGAAGCGGTAAATATTGCAAAGCGTAAAGGGCATCAAGGTATTTCTAGTATGGTTAATGGTGTACTACGCAGTGCTATACGTGGGCAAGAAGATCTTGTCATTAGTCGGATTCATTTGCCAAGTAAAGTAGAGATGCTATCAGTTCGCTATTCATTTCCTGAATGGCTTGTGAAGCGTTGGTTAGATGAGTATGGCTATGAGACAACAGAGCGAATCTTGAGTAGTAGCAATGATGTACCGCATAGCTCCATACGTGTCAACACGATGAAAGCTACAGTAGCTGATGTATTGCAAGCATTTGAAGCAGAAGGTTTGAATGCATCATTATCACCACTTGCACCAGCTGGTATTAATGTACATCGTGGAGGTCATCTTGCTGGATTACCTGGTTTTACTAGTGGTCAATGGTCTCTGCAAGATGAAAGCTCGATGCTCGTAGCAGAAGTGCTACAACCTAAGCCAGGGATGCTTGTTTTGGATGCTTGTGCTGCACCAGGTGGAAAGAGCATGCATATTGGAGAACTGATGCAAGGCAAAGGGAAGTTAATTTCTAATGATTTGCATGAGCATAAGCGTCAATTAATTGAAGATCAAGCAAAGCGCCTTGGGTTGTCACATATTGAGACTATGAGCGGAGATGCGATCGCACTTGCTGATCGTCTAAAGAAACAGAGTTTTGATGCAATACTGCTTGATGCCCCATGTACTGGTTTCGGAGTTATTCGCAGAAAACCTGAGATTAAGTGGACCAAAGAGAATAGTGATATTGCAGCTATTGCGGCAATTCAAAGTAAGCTATTAGATGCAATGAGTGATCTTGTGAAGCCAGGCGGTACATTAGTATATAGTACATGTACAATTGCTAAGGAAGAGAACGAATTGCAGATTGCACAGTTTCTTGCAAGAAATCCTCAGTATAAGTTAGATGCTGGGTGGCCACAATCAATACTTGATTCTCTCCGTGCACAAGGCATTATCGACGATTCATTTGAAGGTCAACTACAGTTATTACCGCAATATGCGAATAGTGACGGGTTTTTCATAGCACGTTTAGTTCGCCACAATTAA
- the rlmN gene encoding 23S rRNA (adenine(2503)-C(2))-methyltransferase RlmN — protein MKPFIYDYRHEELQEWMKEIGEPAFRADQVFDWIYVKRVTSFEQMTNLSKSLRQALADKFEFLTLSEITKFESRDGTVKFLFGLQDNHAIETVVMRHSYGNSVCVTTQVGCRIGCTFCASTLGGLKRNLTAGEIVAQVVTSQMMLDATGERVSSIVIMGSGEPFENYDATMTFLRNMIHEKGLNIGQRHITVSTSGIVPSIYKFADENTQINLALSIHAPNDKLRSKLMPVNRRFPFDDVIESIRYYQAKTGRRISFEYALIGGVNDQVEHAEELASVIKDMLCHVNLIPVNHVPERDYVRTPRNDIFEFARVLEKNNINVTIRREQGHDIAAACGQLRAKHMESNAR, from the coding sequence ATGAAACCATTTATTTATGACTATAGACACGAAGAATTGCAAGAATGGATGAAAGAGATCGGTGAGCCAGCTTTCCGCGCTGATCAAGTGTTTGATTGGATTTATGTGAAACGTGTAACAAGCTTTGAACAAATGACAAACTTATCAAAAAGTCTTCGTCAGGCATTAGCGGACAAATTCGAATTTTTAACGTTATCAGAAATTACGAAATTCGAATCACGAGACGGTACCGTGAAATTCTTGTTTGGATTACAAGATAATCATGCGATTGAAACGGTTGTTATGCGACATAGCTATGGAAATAGCGTTTGTGTAACGACTCAAGTTGGTTGCCGAATTGGTTGTACCTTCTGTGCGTCAACACTTGGCGGCTTGAAACGTAACTTAACAGCTGGAGAAATTGTTGCACAAGTTGTCACTTCACAAATGATGCTTGATGCTACAGGAGAACGTGTATCTAGCATTGTTATTATGGGTTCTGGTGAACCTTTTGAAAACTATGATGCTACAATGACGTTTTTACGTAATATGATTCACGAAAAGGGCTTGAATATTGGTCAACGCCATATTACTGTTTCTACAAGCGGAATTGTTCCAAGTATTTATAAATTCGCTGACGAGAACACGCAAATTAATTTGGCTCTATCTATTCATGCTCCAAATGATAAGTTACGTTCTAAGCTTATGCCAGTTAACCGTCGCTTCCCGTTTGATGATGTTATTGAATCGATCCGTTACTACCAAGCGAAAACAGGACGTCGTATTTCTTTCGAATATGCGCTTATCGGCGGTGTAAACGATCAGGTGGAACATGCAGAAGAGTTAGCGAGTGTTATCAAAGATATGTTATGTCATGTTAACTTAATTCCAGTTAACCATGTACCAGAGCGAGACTACGTACGTACTCCACGTAATGATATTTTTGAATTTGCAAGAGTGTTAGAAAAGAATAACATCAATGTAACGATACGAAGAGAGCAAGGTCATGATATTGCAGCTGCTTGCGGGCAATTAAGAGCCAAACATATGGAATCTAACGCGAGGTGA
- a CDS encoding Stp1/IreP family PP2C-type Ser/Thr phosphatase has product MVSRSDIGRIRQVNEDSALTGNINDQLSFAIVADGMGGHQAGDVASQIAVKAFQRILQQHEEITNWSAEDGKRLMRIAIRQANDEIYQLAKHMEQYHNMGTTIVAALLWDKLIIVGHVGDSRAYRINEQGIQQLTEDHSLVNALVQSGQLTAEEAEHHPRKNVLTRAIGTDDDVEVDVRIIEWDSTDILLLCSDGLSNRVSESQLHDIVMSQQPLDTSADQLIALANEAGGEDNITLVLYDQHGHVQGKEQT; this is encoded by the coding sequence ATGGTTAGTCGCAGTGATATTGGAAGAATTCGTCAAGTGAATGAGGATTCTGCTTTAACTGGAAATATTAATGACCAGCTTTCGTTTGCTATTGTAGCAGACGGAATGGGTGGGCATCAGGCTGGAGATGTTGCGAGTCAAATCGCAGTTAAAGCTTTTCAGCGTATTCTGCAGCAACATGAAGAAATTACGAATTGGAGTGCAGAAGACGGTAAGCGTCTGATGCGAATTGCTATTCGTCAAGCAAATGATGAGATATATCAATTAGCCAAACATATGGAACAATATCATAATATGGGCACGACGATTGTTGCTGCCCTATTATGGGATAAATTGATCATTGTTGGACATGTCGGTGATAGCCGAGCATATCGTATTAATGAACAAGGCATCCAGCAGCTAACGGAAGACCATTCTTTAGTGAATGCGTTGGTACAATCGGGACAATTAACAGCAGAAGAGGCTGAACACCATCCTCGTAAAAATGTATTAACCCGTGCGATTGGCACCGATGATGATGTCGAAGTTGATGTTCGTATTATTGAATGGGATAGCACTGATATTTTACTTCTTTGCAGCGATGGCTTATCTAATCGCGTTAGCGAGTCTCAACTTCATGACATTGTAATGAGTCAGCAACCACTAGACACAAGTGCAGATCAATTAATTGCACTAGCCAATGAGGCCGGTGGTGAAGACAACATTACACTTGTGCTTTATGATCAACATGGTCATGTACAAGGAAAGGAGCAGACATAA
- the pknB gene encoding Stk1 family PASTA domain-containing Ser/Thr kinase yields MIGHDLAGRYEIISRIGGGGMALVYKAHDVLLNRKVAVKVLRQQFVHDEEFIRRFRREGQSAAALSHPNVVSIYDVGQEEDIHYIVMEYVEGHNLNEIIVERAPLQIEEAVHIAQQICEALDHAHMNHIIHRDIKPHNILIGNNGRVKVTDFGIARAVTSSTITHTGSVVGSVHYFSPEHAKGVNTGEKSDLYSLGIVLYQMLTAQLPFFGESPISIALKHLQDDFEEPRVSNSHIPQSVENIILKSMRKNPNERYHSAKAMMEDLETCLQPHRLYEPKIVFSQVDELQETKIMPAIRSSQIQDMNTTRTQQVTGPVSNTEKLENTTTMNTTQVKESELTKKENNWKKPMIVVLVTLVFLAALIWGFFKLLDTLQTDDAEVPYVVSKTEAEARQMIEDKGLKVQEPVTRETSKVVPAGVVMEQSKMNMKVKVGSFIELTISSGPELKELPNYVGSMKVQAINALVELGIKESQLEFTEVNDDSEVGTILEQTPNAGSEINPDDVKITFTVSAGPETFEMPTLEGKKLADVKDILKAYGLILEEGNIKYEASYLFDKDEVISQDVLPNAEVTKGSKISIVVSTGQPADAKTYQFNVRISPANSDSASEVEIHYSDARGENMAIDPRTITSTVDIPVTLVLDKDTVARVSVYRDGIFMDIKEIRYKDISKGSTTGLEIPGNVIEPTPPPISPETNGNGNGNGNGNGNKHGKPDENMEGFEHNEQSEQSKETSAEE; encoded by the coding sequence ATGATTGGACACGATCTTGCTGGTCGCTATGAGATTATATCTCGTATTGGCGGTGGCGGCATGGCTTTAGTATATAAAGCGCATGATGTACTGCTTAATCGGAAAGTAGCGGTCAAAGTATTGCGACAACAATTTGTTCATGATGAAGAGTTTATTCGTCGGTTTCGTCGTGAAGGTCAATCAGCAGCGGCACTTTCTCATCCTAATGTTGTTAGTATATATGATGTTGGTCAAGAAGAAGATATTCATTATATCGTTATGGAGTATGTAGAAGGCCATAACTTGAATGAAATTATTGTAGAACGAGCTCCACTTCAGATTGAAGAAGCTGTTCATATCGCACAACAAATATGTGAGGCGCTTGATCACGCACATATGAATCATATTATCCATCGTGATATTAAGCCACATAACATCCTTATCGGTAATAATGGTCGAGTGAAAGTGACTGACTTCGGTATTGCTAGAGCAGTAACTTCCTCAACGATTACTCATACCGGATCTGTTGTGGGCTCAGTACATTATTTTTCACCTGAACATGCCAAAGGTGTGAATACAGGTGAGAAATCGGACTTATACTCTTTAGGTATTGTGTTATATCAAATGTTAACAGCTCAACTCCCATTTTTTGGAGAGAGTCCTATTAGCATTGCCTTGAAACATTTACAAGATGATTTTGAAGAGCCTAGAGTGTCAAATTCGCATATTCCTCAATCGGTAGAAAATATCATTCTGAAATCAATGCGAAAAAATCCGAATGAACGCTATCATTCAGCAAAAGCAATGATGGAAGATTTGGAGACATGTCTTCAACCTCATCGTCTGTATGAACCGAAAATTGTATTCAGCCAAGTAGATGAATTGCAGGAAACAAAAATTATGCCTGCGATTCGTTCATCACAAATACAAGATATGAATACTACCCGAACGCAGCAAGTAACGGGACCAGTGAGTAATACAGAAAAGTTAGAAAACACTACGACAATGAATACTACACAAGTGAAAGAATCTGAGTTAACTAAGAAAGAAAACAATTGGAAGAAACCGATGATTGTTGTTCTTGTCACATTAGTTTTCTTGGCAGCGTTAATATGGGGATTTTTTAAGTTATTAGATACATTGCAAACAGATGATGCGGAAGTGCCTTATGTTGTAAGCAAGACAGAGGCAGAAGCGCGTCAAATGATCGAGGATAAAGGTTTGAAAGTTCAAGAACCGGTAACGCGTGAAACAAGTAAGGTTGTTCCGGCAGGTGTAGTTATGGAGCAATCGAAAATGAATATGAAGGTTAAGGTCGGCTCATTTATCGAATTAACGATAAGTAGCGGACCAGAGCTGAAAGAACTGCCCAACTATGTGGGTTCGATGAAAGTTCAAGCAATTAATGCCCTTGTAGAACTTGGTATTAAGGAGTCTCAACTTGAATTTACCGAAGTAAACGATGATTCAGAGGTAGGTACTATTCTTGAGCAAACACCAAATGCAGGTTCAGAAATTAATCCTGATGATGTGAAAATCACATTTACAGTAAGCGCTGGACCAGAGACATTTGAAATGCCAACTTTAGAAGGCAAAAAATTAGCTGATGTTAAAGATATTTTGAAAGCTTATGGTTTAATACTTGAAGAAGGTAATATTAAGTATGAGGCTAGTTATTTGTTTGATAAAGACGAAGTTATTAGTCAAGATGTATTGCCTAATGCAGAAGTTACCAAAGGTAGCAAGATCTCGATTGTTGTAAGTACAGGGCAACCAGCGGATGCTAAAACTTATCAGTTTAATGTCCGTATCTCACCTGCAAACAGTGATTCTGCAAGTGAAGTTGAAATTCACTATTCGGATGCTCGTGGTGAAAATATGGCAATTGATCCTCGTACAATTACGAGTACAGTCGATATCCCAGTGACACTTGTCCTTGATAAGGATACGGTAGCAAGAGTTTCTGTTTACCGAGATGGTATCTTCATGGATATTAAAGAAATTAGATATAAAGATATTTCAAAAGGTTCAACTACTGGATTGGAAATTCCAGGAAATGTGATTGAGCCTACTCCACCACCTATATCGCCAGAAACTAACGGTAATGGAAATGGAAACGGTAATGGTAATGGAAATAAACATGGCAAGCCAGACGAAAATATGGAGGGTTTTGAACATAATGAGCAAAGCGAGCAATCCAAGGAAACATCAGCAGAAGAATAA